The Bacteroidia bacterium genome includes a window with the following:
- a CDS encoding Ldh family oxidoreductase has protein sequence MNNSTPRAISYPLLKDFVYKVFHHYGFTQEHAKLSAEILCKADLRGIDSHGVARLTGYLRLIDAGRLNPNPKFNWITDRLSAGTLDADGSIGLVSAQVAMQKAIEKAKQTGVAFIGISNSNHFGIAGAHSELATQHGMIGWAMTNASPLVAPDGTVQRLFGTNPISVAVPNPLSDTGRPFLLDMATSAAANGKLEIAGREQLDIPQGWAKDKNGMSSQNPNVLKEGGALIPLGIDAEHGVHKGYGLGAMVDILTGVLTGANFSTFVPPFVSFLNVAQNLPGKGIGHFMGAMDISAFIEPEHFYERMKLWSTQIKNAQPIDKHTPLMIHGEPEFLCEATRIEQGIPLNPLVGKEMKDLAGKLAITTDIFNHF, from the coding sequence ATGAACAACTCCACTCCACGAGCAATTAGTTATCCATTACTCAAAGACTTTGTCTATAAAGTTTTTCATCATTATGGATTTACTCAAGAACATGCAAAACTATCAGCAGAAATTTTGTGTAAAGCCGACTTGAGAGGAATTGACTCTCATGGTGTAGCAAGGTTGACAGGGTATTTACGATTGATTGATGCAGGACGCTTGAACCCAAACCCAAAGTTCAATTGGATAACAGACAGACTTTCGGCAGGTACGCTTGATGCAGATGGCAGTATTGGTTTGGTATCAGCACAAGTTGCCATGCAGAAAGCAATAGAAAAAGCCAAGCAAACGGGTGTTGCATTTATTGGAATATCTAATTCAAATCATTTTGGAATTGCCGGTGCGCATAGTGAATTAGCTACACAACATGGAATGATAGGATGGGCAATGACTAATGCAAGTCCATTGGTAGCACCGGATGGAACAGTGCAAAGACTTTTTGGCACTAATCCAATATCTGTTGCGGTTCCTAATCCCTTATCAGACACAGGAAGACCATTTTTATTGGATATGGCAACGAGTGCCGCAGCCAATGGGAAACTTGAAATTGCAGGTAGAGAGCAGCTCGACATTCCCCAAGGTTGGGCAAAAGATAAGAATGGAATGAGTTCGCAGAATCCGAATGTTCTAAAAGAGGGTGGTGCATTAATACCTCTTGGAATTGATGCTGAGCATGGGGTACATAAAGGATATGGCTTGGGTGCAATGGTTGATATCCTCACAGGTGTATTGACCGGAGCCAACTTTAGCACCTTTGTGCCTCCTTTTGTTTCGTTTTTAAATGTTGCTCAAAATTTGCCCGGTAAAGGTATTGGGCACTTTATGGGAGCAATGGATATTAGTGCATTTATTGAGCCGGAACATTTTTATGAAAGAATGAAACTTTGGTCAACTCAAATAAAAAATGCACAACCTATTGATAAACATACTCCACTGATGATTCACGGTGAACCTGAATTTCTATGTGAAGCAACACGCATTGAGCAGGGCATACCTCTTAATCCGCTTGTTGGAAAGGAAATGAAAGACTTAGCAGGTAAATTGGCTATCACCACTGATATTTTCAACCATTTTTAA
- the bcp gene encoding thioredoxin-dependent thiol peroxidase, whose amino-acid sequence MSQSPLKEGDIAPLFTSTNQAGKTVSLNDFKGKKVILYFYPKDNTPGCTAQACNLRDNYAHILKQGYVVLGISPDSEQSHQKFIKNYTLPFDLIADTDKSIALSYGVWVEKSMYGRKYMGIARTTFLIDESGKIERIIEKVDTNGHTKQILD is encoded by the coding sequence ATGAGCCAATCACCATTAAAAGAGGGCGACATCGCACCTTTGTTCACCTCAACAAACCAAGCCGGAAAAACAGTATCTCTTAATGATTTTAAAGGCAAAAAAGTAATCTTATATTTTTATCCAAAAGACAATACGCCAGGTTGCACTGCACAAGCCTGCAATCTGCGTGATAACTATGCACATATACTGAAACAAGGCTATGTTGTTTTGGGAATTAGTCCGGACAGCGAACAAAGCCACCAAAAGTTTATTAAAAACTATACACTTCCGTTTGACCTCATTGCAGATACAGATAAGTCAATTGCACTCAGCTATGGAGTTTGGGTAGAAAAAAGCATGTACGGACGCAAATATATGGGAATCGCAAGAACCACGTTTTTGATAGATGAATCAGGTAAAATTGAACGAATTATTGAAAAGGTTGATACGAATGGACATACGAAGCAAATTTTAGATTAA
- a CDS encoding M23 family metallopeptidase: MKVKKELKWSVLLLLLLFPLLALVLLSNPDKKNQTQVVIEQSGDTSIIDIDSTIAPDEEPEPAPEMMPDGRFPQNYFQLPMHDDIYLAGTFGELRSNHFHTGVDIRTDGVEGKEVYAAAKGYVCRINVSQSGYGNALYISHPNGYTTVYAHLQHFSKDIQFYIRKHQYANQSFEVELYPEKGLIAVEQGDLIAYSGNTGGSGGPHLHFEIRKTNTSEPVNPLLFGINITDNLAPEILKLFIYQIDNQYREQEGTYPFINIRTNKNNLPSRNKTIKLPPGKYAVGAYMKDYFRSHNENLGINYSELFVNDQAVFECKIEKINFNTTRYINSHLDFCVHKTENIKAQKFFKDDGNKLDLYSYGKDKGTFLLTDTSKIKIVAHDLSGRKDSVLFTFIADSSTSFSPVEVQGNTKNATICKVFVPGQSFALSHNKVRLTLPSNALYFNYQVCVKEFTEHKGGYSPLWAIGELYVPIHFASNIAIKVEGEVKPEHRSKLLIVELDKGRKHPVGGRYNAGFIEASIRNFGSFYVGIDTIAPSISTIKFNPNHELIFSLGDNLSGVKTFNAYVDKQWILMEFEPKTGILKGKIPASFDKGKHVFTLKVKDERGNETTFEKSFTLP, encoded by the coding sequence GTGAAGGTTAAAAAAGAACTTAAATGGTCCGTATTATTGCTTTTATTGTTATTTCCCCTACTGGCATTAGTATTATTAAGTAATCCGGACAAAAAAAACCAAACACAAGTTGTCATTGAACAATCAGGAGACACCTCAATCATTGATATCGATTCAACAATAGCTCCGGATGAAGAACCTGAGCCTGCCCCGGAAATGATGCCGGATGGTCGCTTCCCTCAAAACTACTTTCAACTCCCAATGCATGATGATATTTACTTGGCAGGCACATTTGGGGAGTTGCGCTCAAATCATTTTCACACCGGTGTTGACATCCGAACCGATGGAGTAGAAGGAAAAGAGGTCTATGCTGCCGCAAAAGGTTATGTATGTAGAATTAATGTTTCTCAAAGTGGCTATGGGAACGCATTATATATCAGCCATCCTAACGGATACACTACAGTTTATGCCCATCTGCAACATTTTAGTAAAGATATTCAGTTTTATATACGTAAGCATCAGTATGCAAATCAATCTTTTGAAGTAGAACTTTACCCTGAAAAAGGTCTGATTGCAGTTGAACAGGGAGACTTAATTGCTTATTCCGGAAACACCGGTGGCTCAGGTGGACCTCATTTGCACTTTGAAATTAGAAAAACCAACACATCCGAACCGGTGAACCCATTATTATTTGGAATCAATATTACTGACAACCTTGCACCTGAAATATTGAAATTATTTATCTATCAAATTGACAACCAATATAGAGAACAAGAAGGCACCTACCCCTTTATCAATATTAGAACCAACAAAAACAACCTACCCTCCCGAAATAAAACAATCAAACTTCCTCCGGGAAAATATGCTGTAGGAGCCTATATGAAGGATTACTTTCGTTCTCATAATGAAAACCTTGGTATTAATTACTCTGAGTTGTTTGTAAATGACCAAGCTGTTTTTGAATGTAAAATTGAAAAAATCAATTTTAATACAACACGCTATATCAACAGCCATCTTGATTTTTGTGTTCACAAAACAGAAAATATTAAGGCTCAAAAATTTTTTAAAGATGATGGAAACAAACTGGATTTGTATTCGTATGGAAAAGATAAAGGCACTTTTTTATTGACGGATACAAGTAAGATAAAGATTGTAGCACATGATTTATCAGGCAGGAAAGATAGTGTATTATTCACTTTCATTGCTGACAGCTCTACATCCTTCTCCCCCGTTGAAGTTCAAGGCAATACAAAAAATGCAACAATATGTAAAGTCTTTGTTCCGGGTCAATCATTTGCACTCTCACATAACAAAGTGCGATTGACACTTCCTTCTAATGCACTTTATTTTAATTACCAAGTTTGCGTAAAAGAATTTACAGAACACAAAGGAGGATATTCCCCACTCTGGGCAATAGGCGAATTATATGTTCCTATCCATTTTGCTTCAAATATTGCTATCAAAGTAGAAGGCGAAGTCAAACCCGAACATCGTTCAAAACTTCTAATTGTTGAATTAGATAAAGGAAGAAAACATCCTGTTGGAGGCAGGTATAATGCCGGATTTATAGAAGCATCCATAAGAAATTTCGGTTCTTTTTATGTTGGAATCGACACCATAGCTCCTTCTATCTCTACAATCAAATTCAACCCCAATCATGAATTGATTTTCTCTCTGGGAGACAATCTTTCCGGTGTAAAAACCTTCAATGCTTATGTTGACAAACAATGGATATTAATGGAATTTGAACCTAAAACAGGTATTTTAAAAGGGAAAATTCCGGCATCCTTTGACAAAGGAAAACATGTATTTACCTTAAAAGTTAAGGATGAAAGAGGAAATGAGACTACTTTTGAAAAATCTTTTACATTACCATGA
- a CDS encoding DNA-3-methyladenine glycosylase I, giving the protein MDKQLLCPWCLGFDSYVDYHNNEWGVPCTHDKKLFEFLVLESAQAGLSWATILKRREGYRKAYADFDPVIVSEFTNTHVQELLMNSAIIRNRLKIESSIHNATCFIKVQEQYGSFAQYIWHYVNNQPIQNRWKTMAEVPFRTILSDKIAKDMKQLGFKFLGSTIMYSYLQAMGLINDHLVHCPRYNEIQNKYGEKPVF; this is encoded by the coding sequence ATGGACAAACAACTACTTTGTCCTTGGTGTTTGGGCTTTGATAGTTATGTAGATTATCATAATAATGAATGGGGAGTTCCTTGTACCCATGATAAAAAGCTATTTGAATTTCTTGTGTTAGAAAGTGCTCAAGCCGGACTCAGCTGGGCAACCATTTTGAAAAGAAGAGAAGGATATCGCAAGGCTTATGCCGACTTTGATCCGGTCATTGTATCTGAATTTACCAATACCCACGTACAAGAACTGCTAATGAATTCAGCAATCATTAGAAATAGGTTGAAAATAGAATCATCTATACACAATGCCACGTGTTTTATAAAAGTCCAAGAACAATATGGCTCATTTGCACAGTATATTTGGCACTATGTGAATAATCAACCTATTCAGAATCGTTGGAAAACAATGGCTGAAGTGCCGTTCCGCACAATTTTATCTGATAAAATTGCCAAGGATATGAAGCAACTTGGTTTTAAATTTCTTGGCAGCACAATTATGTATTCCTATCTGCAGGCAATGGGATTAATCAATGACCATTTGGTGCACTGCCCGCGTTATAACGAAATACAGAATAAATATGGAGAAAAGCCGGTATTTTAG
- a CDS encoding DUF4920 domain-containing protein, translated as MIRKTLVNVLLVGIVVAIASCGGTTKGGTYGESFTPANPISIDEVLQQMNGKESMEVEVKGSISAVCKHSGCWITFTTKDGEQIYINTINESFSLPQDVVGKTAIAKGKALSVEKQKEIEIANGEDAEDLDWIDNISIEATGIIVE; from the coding sequence ATGATAAGGAAAACTCTTGTAAATGTATTGTTGGTAGGGATAGTTGTTGCTATTGCATCTTGTGGTGGAACTACTAAAGGCGGAACCTATGGTGAATCATTCACTCCTGCTAATCCGATTTCAATTGATGAAGTCCTTCAACAAATGAATGGCAAAGAGTCAATGGAAGTGGAAGTAAAAGGCAGCATTTCTGCAGTATGCAAACATTCAGGTTGTTGGATTACTTTTACAACCAAAGATGGCGAACAAATCTATATCAACACGATTAATGAATCTTTTAGTTTGCCTCAAGATGTTGTTGGTAAAACAGCTATTGCAAAAGGCAAGGCTCTGTCAGTAGAAAAGCAAAAAGAGATTGAGATTGCCAATGGTGAAGATGCAGAGGATTTAGATTGGATTGATAATATTAGCATTGAAGCAACCGGTATTATTGTAGAGTAA
- a CDS encoding gamma carbonic anhydrase family protein: protein MLRNPIKKGKEVFIADNARVIGRVVLGDEVSIWYGAVLRGDVDDIMIGNKTNIQDNAVIHVDKNSPCAIGDECIIGHGAIVHGAKLANNVLVGMHATVLNDVEIGEFSIIGAGAVIAQGTKIPPFSLVLGVPGKVVKTYDESIKARIRQNAQNYIDLSKVYLEL from the coding sequence ATGTTACGAAATCCTATCAAAAAAGGGAAAGAAGTTTTTATAGCTGATAATGCTAGAGTGATAGGCAGGGTTGTGCTTGGAGATGAGGTCTCAATTTGGTACGGAGCAGTATTAAGAGGTGATGTAGATGACATCATGATAGGAAACAAAACTAACATACAAGATAATGCAGTGATACATGTGGACAAAAACTCACCTTGCGCTATTGGTGATGAATGTATTATAGGGCATGGTGCTATTGTGCATGGAGCAAAACTTGCAAATAATGTCTTGGTAGGGATGCATGCAACAGTGTTGAATGATGTAGAAATTGGAGAGTTTTCGATCATAGGTGCAGGTGCTGTTATAGCACAAGGAACCAAGATTCCGCCCTTTTCATTGGTTTTGGGGGTGCCTGGCAAAGTTGTAAAAACGTATGATGAATCTATCAAAGCCAGAATAAGACAAAACGCACAGAATTATATTGATTTATCAAAAGTTTATCTTGAGTTATAA
- the arsC gene encoding arsenate reductase (glutaredoxin) (This arsenate reductase requires both glutathione and glutaredoxin to convert arsenate to arsenite, after which the efflux transporter formed by ArsA and ArsB can extrude the arsenite from the cell, providing resistance.), protein MKYIIYHNPRCSKSRESLCYLQEKGVEIEIKEYLKDAPDIQELTELLAMLKIPAIDLIRKNEPIFKEKYADKQYSNEQWIKVMHENPILIERPIVIKGNKAEIGRPLQKVIDLG, encoded by the coding sequence ATGAAATACATTATATACCACAATCCGCGTTGTTCTAAAAGTAGAGAATCTTTATGTTACCTCCAAGAGAAAGGAGTGGAAATAGAAATCAAGGAGTATTTAAAAGATGCACCCGACATTCAAGAGCTTACTGAATTATTGGCAATGCTCAAGATTCCAGCTATAGATTTAATTCGTAAAAATGAGCCGATATTTAAAGAGAAATATGCCGATAAACAATATTCTAATGAGCAATGGATAAAGGTGATGCATGAAAATCCCATATTAATTGAACGTCCCATTGTGATTAAAGGAAATAAAGCCGAAATAGGACGACCTTTACAAAAGGTGATTGATTTGGGATAA
- a CDS encoding adenylosuccinate synthase: MIDVVLGLQWGDEGKGKIADFLTPRYDVVARFQGGPNAGHSLAFNQKKVVLNTIPSGIFHENCINVIGNGVVVDPVRIKEEIAKVEAMGGNPLKNLVFSKKATIILPTHRVLDAASEFARGAEKIGSTLRGITPAYRDKIGRTALFLGEIFSREFNKHYEQLKKTHLKYIGYYGYTDFDLSALEYEFFTAIEYLKKFQFDDTEYLVNEAAITGKKILAEGAQGSMLDIDFGSYPYVTSSNTISGGVCNGLGVAPSKVKNVSGIFKAYCTRVGSGPFPTELDNEIGVQLRQKGFEFGATTGRPRRCGWLDLVALKYAIMLSGVNKLIMMKADVLSGMDVIQVCTHYKIDGKQTDRVPSNLCDVAIEPVYKEFEGWKEDISVCKSMEELPKTFLDYIAFIENYTGVEISIISIGPDREQTILNHK; this comes from the coding sequence ATGATTGACGTAGTATTAGGATTACAATGGGGAGATGAAGGAAAAGGTAAAATAGCTGATTTTCTTACTCCTAGATATGATGTTGTTGCACGATTTCAGGGAGGTCCTAATGCGGGACATAGCCTTGCATTTAACCAAAAAAAGGTAGTGTTGAATACTATCCCTTCAGGTATCTTTCATGAAAATTGTATCAATGTCATTGGCAATGGTGTTGTTGTCGATCCGGTTCGTATCAAAGAAGAAATTGCTAAGGTGGAAGCAATGGGGGGTAATCCCTTGAAGAATCTAGTGTTTAGTAAAAAAGCAACAATTATACTTCCTACACATAGGGTTTTGGATGCTGCATCAGAATTTGCCAGAGGCGCAGAGAAAATAGGCTCTACATTGCGTGGTATTACTCCTGCATATCGTGATAAAATCGGGCGTACAGCTTTGTTTTTAGGTGAAATATTCTCTCGAGAATTTAACAAACATTATGAGCAATTAAAGAAAACGCATTTGAAGTATATAGGCTATTATGGCTATACTGATTTTGATTTGTCTGCTTTAGAATACGAGTTTTTTACTGCAATCGAATACTTGAAAAAATTCCAATTTGACGATACAGAATACTTGGTAAATGAAGCGGCAATTACAGGAAAGAAAATATTGGCGGAAGGTGCGCAAGGCTCTATGCTCGATATTGATTTTGGCTCATATCCTTATGTAACTTCTTCAAATACTATTTCAGGCGGAGTTTGCAATGGATTGGGAGTTGCACCTTCAAAAGTGAAAAATGTATCGGGTATTTTTAAAGCCTATTGTACACGTGTTGGAAGTGGACCTTTTCCAACTGAATTAGATAATGAAATTGGTGTACAGTTACGGCAGAAGGGGTTTGAATTCGGGGCAACTACAGGTCGCCCAAGACGTTGTGGTTGGTTAGATTTGGTTGCATTGAAATATGCGATCATGTTAAGCGGAGTGAATAAACTTATCATGATGAAAGCAGACGTACTTTCCGGAATGGATGTTATTCAAGTGTGTACACACTACAAAATTGATGGTAAACAAACAGATAGAGTACCTTCTAACTTATGTGATGTTGCAATTGAGCCTGTCTATAAAGAATTTGAAGGCTGGAAAGAAGATATTAGTGTTTGTAAGTCGATGGAAGAGTTGCCTAAAACATTTTTGGATTACATAGCATTTATTGAAAACTATACCGGAGTGGAAATTTCCATTATTTCTATAGGACCTGACAGGGAACAGACCATTTTGAATCATAAATAA
- the hutI gene encoding imidazolonepropionase, whose translation MKSLIKNIGTLYGIQPSGKQLLSGKEMMEVHSLANAWLSIEDSIITDFGTLKTYPNETYFDQIIDAAQQTVIPGLIDSHTHIIFSKTREEEFKMKIKGKSYEEIAAAGGGILNSANAMQAASKEQLKQDALQRINDCIQTGTVAFEIKSGYGLTTESEIKMLEVATELRDMNLIPIKRTLLGAHAIPTAYKSDRKAYIEKIKNELIPRVAQRKLADYIDVFCDKGFFTPDETSEILKTGSQFGLKAKIHANQLATSGGVQVGVACNAISVDHLENIGNEEIETLHKSNTLPVSLPGCSYYLNMPFTPSRSIIDAGLPLVLASDFNPGSCPSGNLLFVWSLACTKMKLLPEEAFNALTINAAAAIELSDHYGSITKGKKASLLFFRTGTTLTHIPYHFAMSRPAKVMLEGQFFNAEN comes from the coding sequence ATGAAATCTCTGATTAAAAATATCGGCACTTTATATGGTATCCAACCCTCTGGCAAACAACTTTTGTCCGGCAAAGAAATGATGGAAGTACACAGTCTTGCCAATGCATGGCTGAGTATTGAAGACAGCATTATAACAGATTTTGGCACATTAAAGACCTATCCCAACGAAACCTATTTTGATCAGATAATAGATGCAGCACAACAAACAGTCATACCGGGACTTATTGATTCTCATACACATATTATTTTCTCTAAAACACGTGAAGAGGAATTTAAAATGAAGATAAAAGGGAAATCATACGAGGAAATTGCTGCTGCAGGTGGTGGAATTCTTAATTCTGCAAATGCAATGCAAGCCGCCTCTAAAGAACAATTGAAACAAGATGCATTACAACGCATTAATGACTGTATTCAAACCGGTACTGTTGCTTTTGAAATCAAAAGCGGATATGGATTGACTACTGAGAGTGAAATCAAAATGCTTGAAGTCGCCACAGAGCTAAGGGATATGAATTTGATTCCAATCAAAAGAACCTTGTTAGGAGCTCATGCCATTCCAACCGCGTACAAATCTGATCGCAAAGCCTACATAGAAAAAATTAAAAATGAATTAATCCCTCGTGTTGCACAAAGGAAACTCGCTGATTACATTGATGTCTTTTGTGATAAAGGGTTTTTTACACCTGACGAAACTTCGGAAATCCTCAAGACTGGAAGCCAATTTGGATTAAAAGCCAAAATTCATGCAAACCAATTGGCTACCTCCGGAGGTGTTCAAGTTGGTGTAGCATGTAATGCCATTTCAGTGGATCATTTGGAAAATATTGGCAATGAAGAAATAGAAACATTACACAAATCAAACACATTGCCTGTTTCATTACCGGGATGCTCTTACTATTTAAACATGCCTTTTACGCCCTCTCGCTCTATTATTGATGCAGGATTACCATTGGTTTTAGCATCTGACTTTAATCCAGGTTCATGTCCTTCAGGAAATTTGTTATTTGTTTGGAGTTTAGCGTGTACCAAAATGAAGTTATTACCGGAAGAAGCATTCAACGCATTAACCATAAACGCTGCAGCAGCAATTGAACTATCTGATCATTATGGTAGCATAACAAAAGGCAAAAAAGCATCCTTGCTTTTCTTTAGGACAGGTACAACTTTGACCCATATTCCATATCACTTTGCGATGTCAAGACCGGCTAAGGTCATGCTAGAAGGTCAATTCTTCAACGCAGAAAATTAA
- a CDS encoding (Fe-S)-binding protein, producing MSELSIFIPCVLNHLYPQTAERGVKIFKKLGYTVNIVENQACCGYPYLINGDKHGAKELAQKLLFDFQTGKRDHKILSLSPLCHHTIQNSYPNLFHNSISHNLCQKVLTDVADMYELIAAHEIVITPKEKSVLVIDNLSNLASLQRITNYHKAESNWLVKDSGYCCSGAGSGFNRFNNKLAKDTVLEYCSFAKEHQVDSLTFTDEFSLAFTESVLENAHIQLQTRHLFDILYEQLHSTSN from the coding sequence ATGTCTGAACTATCCATTTTTATTCCTTGTGTGTTAAATCATCTCTATCCTCAAACAGCAGAAAGAGGCGTGAAGATATTTAAGAAACTGGGTTATACTGTGAATATTGTTGAAAATCAGGCTTGTTGTGGCTATCCCTATTTAATCAATGGAGATAAGCATGGTGCCAAAGAACTGGCACAGAAATTACTCTTTGATTTTCAAACAGGTAAAAGAGATCATAAGATTTTATCTTTATCCCCTCTGTGTCATCATACAATTCAGAATTCATATCCAAATTTGTTTCATAATTCCATTTCTCATAATTTGTGTCAAAAGGTTTTAACAGATGTTGCAGATATGTATGAGCTCATTGCAGCACATGAAATAGTTATTACTCCAAAAGAGAAAAGTGTTTTAGTGATTGATAATCTTTCTAATTTGGCAAGCCTTCAGCGGATTACAAATTATCATAAAGCTGAAAGTAATTGGCTTGTAAAAGATTCCGGATATTGTTGTTCGGGTGCCGGTAGCGGTTTCAATAGATTTAATAACAAATTAGCTAAAGACACAGTGTTGGAATATTGTTCATTTGCAAAGGAACACCAAGTGGATAGTTTGACTTTTACAGATGAGTTCTCACTTGCTTTCACAGAATCAGTGCTTGAAAATGCACATATTCAATTGCAAACCCGACATTTATTTGATATTCTTTATGAACAACTCCACTCCACGAGCAATTAG
- the fumC gene encoding class II fumarate hydratase, whose translation MKDSTAYRIEKDSMGEIKVPAHVYWGAQTERSFENFKIGGSRHKMPVEIIRAFAYLKKAAALANYELGVLNKEKCDLIGQVCDEILAGKLDDQFPLVIWQTGSGTQSNMNVNEVIANRGHVLKGGKLTDEKKFLHPNDDVNKSQSSNDTFPTAMSIAVYKQVIDYTLPGMQALKTTIKHKSREFANVIKNGRTHMMDATPVTVGQEFSGYRQQLENGLKSIEHSLKDVAEIALGGTAVGTGINTPKGYAQLVAKHIAALTDLPILSAPNKFEALSAHDALVELHGSLKRVAVACMKIANDIRLSSSGPRSGIGEILIPANEPGSSIMPGKVNPTQVEALTMVCAQIMGNDVAVSIAGSNGQFQLNVFKPLMAVNLLDSARLLGEACLSFNDHCMVGVEPNYPEIKHKLENSLMLVTALNTHIGYDNAAKIAKKAYAENTSLRKAAIELGLLTNEQFDEWVKPESMIGDLNDSIKFD comes from the coding sequence ATGAAAGATAGTACAGCATACAGAATTGAGAAAGACAGCATGGGTGAAATCAAAGTCCCTGCTCATGTATATTGGGGAGCACAAACCGAGCGTTCATTTGAGAACTTTAAAATAGGAGGTTCTAGGCACAAAATGCCGGTTGAAATTATTAGGGCTTTTGCCTATTTGAAAAAAGCAGCAGCATTGGCTAATTATGAATTAGGAGTGTTAAATAAAGAGAAGTGTGATTTGATAGGTCAAGTTTGTGATGAGATACTTGCAGGAAAGTTGGATGATCAGTTCCCGCTTGTGATTTGGCAAACAGGTTCCGGTACACAGTCTAACATGAATGTTAATGAAGTGATCGCCAACCGAGGACATGTACTCAAAGGCGGTAAACTTACAGATGAAAAGAAATTCTTGCATCCCAATGATGATGTAAACAAATCTCAAAGTTCCAATGATACATTTCCAACTGCTATGTCTATAGCGGTTTATAAACAAGTAATTGATTATACCTTGCCGGGTATGCAAGCATTGAAAACTACCATTAAACACAAATCAAGAGAATTTGCCAATGTGATAAAGAATGGTCGCACTCACATGATGGATGCAACACCGGTGACAGTAGGACAAGAGTTTTCAGGTTACAGACAACAATTGGAAAACGGACTAAAATCAATAGAACATTCATTGAAAGATGTTGCTGAAATTGCGCTAGGTGGTACTGCTGTGGGGACAGGAATTAATACTCCAAAAGGATATGCTCAATTAGTAGCAAAACATATCGCAGCACTGACAGACTTGCCTATATTGTCTGCTCCTAATAAATTTGAAGCACTTTCTGCTCATGATGCTCTAGTTGAGCTACATGGCTCTTTGAAACGGGTTGCAGTGGCATGTATGAAAATTGCCAATGATATTCGCTTGTCTAGCTCAGGTCCGCGTAGCGGAATAGGAGAGATACTAATACCAGCTAATGAACCCGGTTCTTCCATTATGCCGGGAAAAGTGAATCCGACACAGGTGGAGGCACTTACGATGGTGTGTGCTCAAATTATGGGAAATGATGTAGCGGTTTCAATAGCCGGTTCAAACGGACAATTTCAACTCAATGTATTTAAACCATTGATGGCAGTTAATCTACTTGATTCTGCAAGATTGCTCGGAGAGGCATGCCTTTCATTCAATGATCATTGCATGGTTGGGGTGGAGCCTAATTATCCTGAAATTAAACATAAACTTGAAAATTCGCTCATGTTAGTTACTGCACTTAATACGCACATCGGATATGACAATGCTGCTAAAATTGCTAAAAAAGCTTATGCTGAGAATACCAGTTTGCGTAAAGCAGCTATCGAATTGGGTCTTTTGACCAACGAACAATTTGACGAATGGGTGAAACCCGAAAGCATGATTGGGGATTTGAATGATTCTATTAAATTTGATTAA